From Pseudomonas sp. CCI4.2, one genomic window encodes:
- a CDS encoding antibiotic biosynthesis monooxygenase family protein, protein MHKPNPVSHLAYARASAGRSSHLGARLSSLIEPALKAPGCLQFSLQQSMHDPDMWVVSGMWSSAETMDAWFATPALNVFAEVVQQLIVSSLDFQTFKHVSSVQAKADCLPPLQQLAS, encoded by the coding sequence ATGCATAAGCCAAATCCCGTCAGCCATCTCGCCTATGCCCGCGCCAGTGCCGGTCGCAGTTCGCACCTGGGTGCGCGCTTAAGCAGCTTGATCGAACCCGCATTAAAGGCCCCGGGCTGCCTTCAGTTCTCTTTACAGCAATCAATGCACGACCCTGATATGTGGGTCGTATCGGGTATGTGGTCAAGTGCAGAAACGATGGACGCCTGGTTTGCGACTCCAGCGCTGAACGTTTTTGCCGAAGTGGTTCAACAGTTAATTGTCAGCAGCTTGGACTTTCAGACCTTCAAGCACGTGTCCTCTGTCCAGGCAAAGGCTGACTGTCTGCCGCCCTTGCAGCAGTTAGCCAGTTGA
- a CDS encoding flavin reductase family protein, whose product MSDDIHFYEPTKGHGLPHDPFNAIIGPRPIGWISSQDDQGRLNLAPYSFFNGFNYTPPIIGFSSVGRKDSLNNIEQTGEFVWNLATRSLAEAMNQSCATVPPEVDEFKLANLTPVASRIVKAPRVLETPVSFECKVTQIIQLQRADKELIPTWLVLGEVVAVHIAKSMLKDGIYDTASAEHILRGGGPADYFQIDPASLFKMYRPKS is encoded by the coding sequence ATGTCAGATGATATTCACTTCTACGAACCTACAAAAGGGCATGGCCTGCCCCACGACCCGTTCAATGCAATCATTGGCCCACGGCCCATCGGTTGGATTTCTTCGCAGGATGACCAAGGCCGCTTGAATCTCGCCCCATACAGTTTTTTTAACGGCTTCAATTACACGCCGCCGATCATTGGATTCAGCAGTGTCGGGCGCAAAGACAGCCTGAATAATATCGAGCAGACCGGTGAGTTCGTCTGGAATTTAGCCACCCGGTCGTTGGCTGAAGCGATGAACCAAAGTTGTGCCACCGTGCCGCCGGAGGTCGATGAGTTCAAGTTGGCGAACCTGACTCCGGTTGCATCGCGCATCGTCAAAGCACCGCGTGTGCTGGAGACACCGGTTTCGTTCGAGTGCAAGGTCACGCAAATCATCCAACTGCAACGCGCCGACAAGGAATTGATACCCACGTGGCTGGTGCTTGGGGAAGTGGTTGCGGTACACATCGCTAAGTCGATGCTCAAAGACGGCATCTACGACACGGCGTCTGCGGAACATATTTTGCGCGGAGGTGGCCCGGCGGATTACTTCCAGATAGACCCTGCATCGCTGTTCAAGATGTACCGCCCTAAAAGCTGA